The following coding sequences lie in one Myxococcus xanthus genomic window:
- a CDS encoding sterol desaturase family protein: protein MDAAHIPDLITPAIPVFTLTVIAEALWVKKQRDEGRPMVGHTWKDTIASISMGLGNVAINVLWKGVAFAGYLALYHLTPLRMGTGVLAWVLIFFADDLCYYAFHRVHHESRIFWASHVVHHSSQHYNLSTALRQTWTPPTSFVFWAPLALLGFHPVMIVVQQSVSLLYQYWIHTEAIGRLPRPLEWVLNTPSHHRVHHASNPRYLDKNYAGILIIWDRLFGTFEPEGEKPVYGLTKNLETFNPVRIAFHEFAAITRDAAKPGSLKQRLSYVFRNPAWKPDAPEAPQPPGVQPPPEAARPSV, encoded by the coding sequence ATGGACGCAGCACACATCCCCGACCTCATCACCCCGGCCATCCCGGTGTTCACCCTCACGGTGATTGCCGAGGCCCTCTGGGTGAAGAAGCAGCGGGACGAAGGCCGTCCCATGGTGGGCCACACCTGGAAGGACACGATTGCCAGCATCTCCATGGGGCTGGGCAACGTGGCCATCAACGTCCTGTGGAAGGGCGTGGCCTTCGCCGGCTACCTGGCGCTCTACCACCTGACGCCGCTGCGCATGGGCACCGGCGTGCTGGCGTGGGTGCTCATCTTCTTCGCGGACGACCTCTGCTACTACGCCTTCCACCGCGTCCACCATGAGAGCCGCATCTTCTGGGCGTCCCACGTGGTGCACCACTCCAGCCAGCACTACAACCTCTCCACGGCGCTGCGGCAGACGTGGACGCCGCCCACCAGCTTCGTCTTCTGGGCACCGCTGGCGCTGCTCGGGTTCCACCCGGTGATGATTGTCGTGCAGCAGTCCGTCAGCCTGCTCTACCAGTACTGGATTCACACCGAGGCCATTGGCCGGCTGCCGCGCCCGCTGGAGTGGGTGCTCAACACGCCGTCACACCACCGCGTGCACCATGCGTCCAACCCGCGCTACCTGGACAAGAACTACGCGGGCATCCTCATCATCTGGGACCGCCTCTTCGGGACGTTCGAGCCAGAGGGCGAGAAGCCCGTGTACGGCCTGACGAAGAACCTGGAGACGTTCAATCCCGTGCGCATCGCCTTCCACGAGTTCGCGGCCATCACGCGCGACGCGGCGAAGCCCGGCTCCCTGAAGCAGCGCCTGAGCTACGTCTTCCGCAACCCGGCCTGGAAGCCCGACGCCCCAGAGGCGCCCCAGCCGCCCGGGGTACAGCCCCCGCCCGAAGCGGCGCGCCCCTCCGTGTGA
- a CDS encoding TetR/AcrR family transcriptional regulator codes for MAAKNTPSDAPARPVRRTQQERRETTRRKLLDATIETLVEQGYARLTTVEVSKRAGLSQGALFTHFDTKEELLAAAVEHLFPRLIQDYLAGVGARPSGRDRIAAAVDMLWAAFQRPELQAAIELYVAARTDAELRVALAAVDGPHRENLHRVARELFPEASEHPDFDSIVELALDAVQGAAVGGSARPNDPAHRRMLDALTHFMRNAFLPSLTRPRRRARS; via the coding sequence ATGGCCGCGAAGAACACTCCATCGGACGCGCCGGCCCGGCCTGTCCGCCGCACGCAGCAGGAGCGCCGTGAAACGACGCGGCGCAAGCTGCTGGACGCCACCATCGAAACGTTGGTGGAGCAGGGCTACGCCCGCCTGACGACGGTGGAGGTGTCCAAGCGGGCAGGCCTGTCACAGGGCGCGCTCTTCACGCACTTCGACACGAAGGAGGAGCTGCTCGCCGCGGCGGTGGAGCACCTCTTCCCCCGGCTCATCCAGGACTACCTGGCCGGTGTGGGGGCCCGGCCGTCGGGCAGGGACCGCATCGCGGCGGCGGTGGACATGTTGTGGGCCGCCTTCCAGCGCCCGGAGCTGCAGGCGGCCATCGAGCTGTACGTCGCGGCGCGCACGGACGCGGAGTTGCGCGTGGCGCTGGCGGCGGTGGACGGGCCGCACCGGGAGAACCTGCACCGCGTGGCACGCGAGCTGTTCCCCGAGGCCTCCGAGCACCCGGACTTCGACTCCATCGTGGAGCTGGCGCTGGACGCGGTGCAGGGCGCCGCGGTGGGAGGCAGCGCTCGGCCCAACGACCCGGCGCACCGGCGCATGCTGGATGCGCTCACCCACTTCATGCGCAACGCCTTCCTCCCCTCATTGACGCGGCCTCGCCGCCGCGCCCGCTCCTGA
- a CDS encoding GTPase, which produces MDETSLPEPDALRSLLKTALELPALRPHAARLERLVDDYARGVARKDAPLSVALVGATGAGKSTLLNALAGQALSREGVNRPTSTVATVFAPEGTPTDALAGSGARVMTYAPGPQGLWGGQVFIDTPDLNSVATTHREVARAALERADVALVVMHRGSVAEASQVEFLTEFARRRSLVFILNFADELSPESRDTLKAQVRRVASEQYGLAQEDVPVFAISALSAKDGRDVSGEFGALLFHLRGLATQAVAARVRKTNAMGALEEVHTRVEAALKETDAMLSRTRAALDSGMEKAAEGLRADFDARLRLAHGHLAAEVRRQAGGRFWGPAAWGLRLSLWGASGLGAAALVGRSSLPAGLAVAAASTVVDVVRGHTRARAAESAVVEPFEDDFSAQAAARTALAEARSVARASGLEPALLGVPDVDTLLEEVRVARAGAWRYTATTGVAEAVAGWWRTARWLVLPLINLPLLALLGHVGYRVVRAYVEGPLLPLDYFVNAGALFMLLAGAGALLASASLAGAARRAGTTGRARFVESLAALGGRLGETVEDALRPGREAAKGLLALR; this is translated from the coding sequence GTGGACGAGACGAGCCTGCCTGAACCCGATGCCCTGCGTTCCCTGCTGAAGACGGCCCTGGAGCTGCCCGCGCTCCGGCCGCATGCCGCGCGCCTGGAGCGGCTCGTCGACGACTACGCGCGCGGCGTGGCGCGCAAGGACGCCCCCCTGAGCGTGGCGTTGGTGGGAGCCACCGGCGCGGGCAAGTCCACCCTCCTCAACGCGCTGGCGGGGCAGGCCCTGTCGCGTGAAGGCGTCAACCGGCCCACCAGCACGGTCGCCACCGTGTTCGCGCCAGAAGGCACGCCCACGGACGCGCTGGCGGGCTCCGGCGCGCGGGTCATGACGTATGCCCCCGGCCCCCAAGGCCTGTGGGGCGGACAGGTCTTCATCGACACGCCGGACCTCAACAGCGTGGCCACCACGCACCGCGAAGTGGCCCGCGCGGCGCTGGAGCGCGCGGATGTCGCGCTCGTCGTCATGCACCGCGGCAGCGTGGCGGAGGCCTCCCAGGTGGAGTTCCTCACGGAGTTCGCCCGCCGGCGCTCGCTCGTCTTCATCCTCAACTTCGCGGACGAGCTGTCTCCCGAGTCGCGCGACACGCTCAAAGCCCAGGTACGCCGCGTGGCCTCCGAACAGTACGGCCTGGCCCAGGAAGACGTGCCCGTCTTCGCCATCAGCGCCCTGTCGGCGAAGGACGGCCGGGACGTGTCCGGCGAGTTCGGCGCCCTGCTCTTCCACCTGCGCGGGTTGGCCACGCAGGCGGTGGCCGCGCGCGTGCGCAAGACGAACGCGATGGGCGCGCTGGAAGAGGTGCACACCCGCGTGGAGGCCGCGCTGAAGGAGACGGACGCGATGCTGTCACGCACGCGCGCCGCGCTGGACTCGGGGATGGAGAAGGCGGCGGAGGGCCTGCGCGCGGACTTCGACGCGCGGCTGCGGCTGGCGCACGGCCACCTGGCGGCGGAGGTGCGGCGTCAGGCGGGAGGCCGCTTCTGGGGGCCCGCGGCCTGGGGCCTGCGGCTGTCCCTCTGGGGCGCCAGCGGGCTGGGCGCGGCGGCGCTGGTGGGGCGGAGCAGTCTGCCCGCGGGGCTGGCGGTGGCGGCGGCGTCCACCGTGGTGGACGTGGTGCGCGGACACACCCGCGCCAGGGCCGCGGAGTCCGCGGTGGTGGAGCCCTTCGAGGACGACTTCAGCGCCCAGGCCGCGGCGCGCACCGCGCTGGCGGAGGCGCGCAGCGTGGCGCGCGCGAGCGGACTGGAGCCCGCGCTACTGGGCGTCCCCGACGTGGACACGCTGTTGGAGGAGGTGCGGGTGGCGAGAGCGGGCGCCTGGCGCTACACCGCCACCACCGGCGTGGCGGAGGCGGTGGCCGGCTGGTGGCGCACCGCGCGCTGGCTGGTGCTGCCGCTCATCAACCTGCCGCTGCTGGCCCTGCTGGGCCATGTGGGCTACCGCGTGGTGCGGGCCTACGTGGAAGGCCCCCTGCTGCCGTTGGACTACTTCGTCAACGCGGGGGCCCTCTTCATGCTGCTCGCCGGAGCGGGCGCGTTGCTGGCCTCAGCGAGTCTCGCTGGAGCCGCTCGCCGTGCGGGTACCACCGGACGTGCGCGCTTCGTTGAGTCCCTGGCCGCCCTGGGCGGGAGGCTGGGAGAGACCGTCGAGGATGCTCTGCGCCCCGGGCGGGAGGCCGCGAAGGGCCTGCTGGCGCTCCGGTGA
- a CDS encoding dimethylarginine dimethylaminohydrolase family protein produces the protein MDLFLMSPPGRTWALRGRSNFRSREAPPVDARQARREWLALARDIEARGGTVVALPSPSELLTGMPYAAECGQVVARQGAAPLFVLPRVMSAHRQAEREHWAPLARSLGMEVVDPGVGIWEAHGDVATFDGVTLLFWGGRTTLDGLEAAARYFPGEVLRIQVREPAFHGNMAVLPLPAVDRLMVCPDVMAPESHALLRERFGEHRLLLVTEAEIRRYATNGLPVGRDVLAPSVVPDSVRERLEALGLRVVSLTMRELCEKGGGSSRCLVSRAEVDAATLNIPDAFRLSAIARDIDADG, from the coding sequence ATGGACCTCTTCCTCATGTCGCCGCCGGGACGCACGTGGGCCCTGCGTGGCCGCAGCAACTTCCGCAGCCGCGAGGCGCCGCCCGTGGACGCGCGTCAGGCCCGGAGGGAATGGCTGGCGCTGGCCCGGGACATCGAAGCGCGTGGCGGCACGGTGGTCGCGTTGCCGTCTCCCTCCGAGCTCCTGACGGGCATGCCCTACGCCGCCGAATGTGGACAGGTGGTGGCGCGTCAGGGCGCCGCTCCGTTGTTCGTGCTGCCGCGGGTGATGAGCGCGCACCGGCAGGCGGAGCGCGAGCACTGGGCGCCCCTGGCCCGGTCGCTGGGCATGGAGGTGGTGGACCCGGGCGTGGGCATCTGGGAAGCCCACGGCGACGTGGCCACTTTCGACGGCGTCACGCTGCTGTTCTGGGGCGGCCGCACGACGCTGGACGGCCTGGAGGCCGCGGCGCGGTACTTCCCCGGAGAGGTGCTGCGCATCCAGGTCCGCGAGCCCGCCTTCCACGGCAACATGGCGGTGCTGCCGCTGCCCGCGGTGGACCGGCTGATGGTGTGTCCGGACGTGATGGCGCCGGAGTCCCATGCGCTGCTGCGCGAGCGCTTCGGCGAGCACCGGCTGCTCCTCGTGACGGAGGCGGAGATTCGCCGCTACGCCACCAACGGGCTGCCGGTGGGGCGTGACGTGCTGGCGCCTTCGGTGGTGCCGGACTCGGTGCGGGAGCGGCTGGAGGCGCTGGGCCTGCGCGTGGTGTCGCTCACCATGCGCGAGCTGTGTGAGAAGGGAGGCGGCTCGTCACGTTGCCTCGTGTCGCGCGCGGAGGTGGACGCCGCGACGCTGAACATCCCAGACGCGTTCCGGTTGTCGGCCATCGCGAGGGACATCGATGCCGATGGGTGA
- a CDS encoding MBL fold metallo-hydrolase: MSEPKGKAKRTSELVPGVHHWTLSDDRIGGARSDAYAVVDTDGAVVLIDPLPIDEEALRKLGNISAIVLTAGNHQRSAWRLRKAFKVPVWAPEGAQTLEEQPDFFYVAGDTLPGGLISFHTPGPTEAMYTLWMQQHPRAVAFISDLLTHEDGETPEFIPSEYQDEPLRTRHSVQRILDHLPVETLCFSHGAPILRDGSRALRLALEEDMESPAAPAP; encoded by the coding sequence ATGAGCGAGCCCAAGGGGAAGGCGAAGCGGACAAGCGAGCTGGTGCCTGGCGTCCACCACTGGACCCTCTCCGATGACCGCATCGGCGGCGCGCGCAGTGACGCGTACGCCGTGGTGGACACGGATGGCGCCGTCGTCCTCATTGACCCGCTGCCCATCGACGAGGAAGCGCTGCGCAAGCTGGGGAACATCTCCGCCATCGTCCTGACGGCGGGAAACCACCAGCGCTCCGCGTGGCGGCTGCGCAAGGCCTTCAAGGTGCCCGTCTGGGCACCCGAGGGAGCACAGACGCTGGAGGAGCAGCCCGACTTCTTCTACGTCGCGGGAGACACGCTGCCCGGGGGACTCATCTCGTTCCACACCCCCGGCCCCACCGAGGCAATGTACACGCTGTGGATGCAGCAACACCCGCGCGCCGTCGCGTTCATCTCCGACCTGCTCACGCACGAGGACGGCGAGACGCCGGAGTTCATCCCCAGCGAGTACCAGGACGAACCGCTGCGCACCCGGCACAGCGTCCAGCGCATCCTGGACCACCTCCCCGTGGAGACGCTGTGCTTCTCCCATGGAGCGCCCATCCTCCGCGACGGATCCCGCGCGTTGCGGCTCGCGCTGGAAGAGGACATGGAGTCGCCCGCCGCGCCAGCGCCCTGA
- a CDS encoding lipase maturation factor family protein, with amino-acid sequence MMARISRGVLLTRPLVLFDGDCAFCRRWAARWRWRTGDRVRYRPGSGWRRWLLGIPKADMRRAMQLVEPSGRVSQGAEALFRALAASPRRGTRVAARLGLMPGVLQLAQGVYAVVARNRRQAAGVDRWLFGRAVVPHEYRWVRWAFLRLLGGTFLIAFTSLGRQVRGLYGTQGLRPVAERLAAERREEASALARWRRIPSLFWLDASDATLVRGCWKGQVLSLALLFNVAPRFSVSLLWALYLSYVAVGREFLSFQWDVLLLEMGLLAALTAPGGLRPGLGRDEPSALDVFLFRLLVFRLYFGSGLSKLQSGDRTWRELSACEHYYETAPLPTRGGWYAHHLPRRLQRASTGAVLWLETVVPFLAFGPRRLRQFAFWSLSGLQTAISATGNYGFFNVQAWVLGVWLLDDAALRRVLPLKDGPPAQPRPWWRTGVSALVVSPLLVLGASEVLRRFEGWQRYRPERVGAMLTWLESQARPLRSVNPYGLFSVMTVQRPEIIVEGSDDGVQWKEYSFHYKVGDPARPPRQVAPHQPRLDWQMWFAALGSPPGWFVAFLARLLEGSPDVLGLLAGNPFPDRPPRMVRAVLYDYRMTDAAERRRTGIWWRRERLGLYVPPLSLAPGPRPRGRIPALQWHAGA; translated from the coding sequence ATGATGGCGCGAATCTCTCGCGGTGTGCTGCTGACCCGGCCCCTGGTGCTCTTCGACGGCGACTGCGCGTTCTGCCGGCGCTGGGCGGCGCGCTGGCGGTGGCGCACCGGGGACCGTGTTCGCTACCGGCCGGGCAGCGGGTGGCGCCGCTGGTTGCTGGGCATCCCGAAGGCGGACATGCGCAGGGCCATGCAATTGGTGGAGCCCTCCGGCCGGGTATCCCAGGGCGCGGAGGCCCTCTTCCGCGCGCTCGCCGCGTCGCCTCGCCGGGGGACTCGGGTGGCCGCGAGGCTGGGCCTGATGCCGGGGGTGTTGCAGTTGGCCCAGGGCGTCTATGCGGTGGTGGCCCGGAATCGCCGTCAGGCGGCGGGCGTGGACCGCTGGCTCTTCGGGCGCGCGGTGGTGCCGCACGAATACCGGTGGGTGCGCTGGGCCTTCCTGCGGTTGCTGGGAGGAACGTTCCTCATCGCCTTCACCTCGCTGGGGCGGCAGGTGCGGGGACTGTATGGGACGCAAGGCCTCCGGCCCGTGGCGGAGCGCCTGGCCGCGGAGCGTCGCGAGGAGGCTTCGGCGCTCGCGAGGTGGCGGCGCATTCCGTCGCTGTTCTGGTTGGACGCTTCGGACGCCACGTTGGTGCGTGGGTGCTGGAAGGGCCAGGTTCTGTCCCTGGCGTTGCTCTTCAACGTGGCGCCCCGCTTCAGCGTGTCGCTGCTGTGGGCGCTGTACCTCTCCTACGTGGCCGTGGGGCGTGAGTTCCTCTCCTTCCAGTGGGACGTGCTGCTGCTGGAGATGGGACTGCTGGCGGCGCTCACCGCGCCCGGAGGACTGCGGCCGGGCCTGGGTCGTGACGAGCCCTCCGCGCTGGATGTGTTCCTCTTCCGGCTGCTCGTATTCCGGCTCTACTTCGGCTCGGGGCTCAGCAAGCTCCAGTCAGGGGACCGGACCTGGCGCGAGCTGAGCGCGTGCGAGCACTATTACGAGACGGCGCCGCTGCCCACGCGGGGTGGTTGGTACGCGCATCATCTGCCGCGTCGGCTCCAGCGGGCCTCGACCGGGGCGGTGCTCTGGCTCGAGACGGTGGTGCCCTTCCTGGCCTTCGGGCCCCGGCGCTTGCGGCAGTTCGCCTTCTGGAGCCTGAGCGGCTTGCAGACCGCCATCTCCGCCACGGGGAACTACGGCTTCTTCAACGTCCAAGCCTGGGTGCTGGGCGTGTGGCTCCTGGATGACGCGGCGCTGCGGCGGGTGCTGCCTTTGAAGGACGGGCCTCCCGCTCAGCCACGGCCTTGGTGGCGTACCGGCGTGTCCGCGCTGGTGGTGTCACCGCTGCTGGTGTTGGGGGCGTCGGAGGTGCTTCGCCGGTTCGAAGGGTGGCAGCGGTACCGGCCCGAGCGCGTCGGCGCGATGCTGACGTGGCTGGAGTCCCAGGCGCGGCCCCTGCGTTCGGTGAATCCCTACGGCCTCTTCAGCGTGATGACGGTGCAGCGGCCGGAAATCATCGTGGAGGGCTCCGACGACGGAGTGCAGTGGAAGGAATACTCCTTCCACTACAAGGTGGGGGACCCGGCCCGGCCTCCCCGGCAGGTGGCTCCTCACCAGCCGAGGCTGGACTGGCAGATGTGGTTCGCCGCGCTCGGTTCGCCCCCTGGCTGGTTCGTCGCGTTCCTGGCCCGGCTGCTGGAGGGCTCGCCGGACGTCCTGGGCCTGCTGGCGGGCAACCCCTTCCCGGACCGGCCGCCCCGGATGGTGCGCGCGGTGCTGTACGACTACCGGATGACGGACGCGGCCGAGCGGCGGCGCACGGGCATCTGGTGGCGGCGGGAGCGGCTGGGCCTCTACGTGCCGCCCCTCTCGCTGGCGCCCGGGCCCCGGCCTCGTGGACGCATTCCCGCGCTGCAATGGCATGCCGGGGCGTGA
- a CDS encoding Ig-like domain-containing protein: MKTPRIPICLPLVAVIGLLSACGPTPTTMKLEPLETKYLRTPGQTVKLAYEVFDAEGQPMSDPKLRWTSSAPDVAQVQEGLLTVRKSGKTTIGATGGKVRAALPLELTILNSLDVRAPGADFLEVGRVIKLRVVARNEQGSSLQDAMPTFRSSDEMVARVEDGQLVAVRPGKATLSATLGHLSRHIAVQVVPADFARLGLNLTHHAFQRRGQSVQLQARAFNRSGVVLDTVPLEFFTSDSAVVSVSPEGRVTAVGSGRAVVSVVAGRRRSAAEFVVP, translated from the coding sequence GTGAAGACGCCGCGCATTCCTATTTGCCTCCCCCTTGTCGCCGTCATCGGGCTGCTGAGCGCCTGCGGGCCCACGCCCACCACCATGAAGCTGGAGCCGCTGGAGACGAAGTACCTCCGCACGCCTGGGCAGACCGTGAAGCTGGCGTACGAGGTCTTCGACGCGGAGGGCCAGCCCATGTCCGACCCGAAGCTGCGGTGGACCAGCTCCGCGCCGGACGTGGCGCAGGTCCAGGAAGGCTTGCTGACGGTGCGCAAGTCGGGGAAGACAACCATCGGCGCGACGGGTGGCAAGGTCCGCGCGGCGTTGCCGTTGGAGCTGACCATCCTCAATTCGCTGGACGTGCGCGCCCCAGGCGCGGACTTCCTCGAGGTGGGGCGTGTCATCAAGCTGCGCGTGGTGGCGAGGAACGAGCAGGGCTCTTCGTTGCAGGACGCCATGCCCACGTTCCGCTCCTCGGATGAGATGGTGGCGCGGGTGGAGGATGGGCAGTTGGTGGCCGTGCGCCCGGGCAAGGCGACCCTGAGCGCGACACTGGGGCACCTCAGCCGGCACATCGCGGTGCAGGTGGTGCCAGCGGACTTCGCGCGGCTGGGCCTCAACCTCACGCACCACGCCTTCCAGCGGAGGGGGCAGTCCGTGCAGCTCCAGGCGCGAGCCTTCAATCGCAGCGGCGTCGTGCTGGACACGGTGCCGCTGGAGTTCTTCACCTCGGACTCCGCCGTGGTGTCGGTGTCGCCCGAAGGCCGCGTGACGGCGGTGGGTTCTGGGCGCGCGGTGGTGTCCGTGGTCGCCGGTCGGCGGCGGTCGGCGGCGGAGTTCGTCGTCCCGTAG
- the traB gene encoding outer membrane exchange protein TraB, translating into MKPSHLFLIVALGLSTTATAQPDARFNVQLFRPSGAPQDLVVVQQSRPLSHLSVSAGPYLSYSLNPLSLIPEGGDLSKINLVGNRLQLDVMATIGLFDWAEVGVDMPLILAQGGANLEVIGTEGSVESFVLGDLQLTGKVAIPGLRRPAEGKGWGGAVTLNVSFPTGAQDAFAGDGEMTWAPGLVLDYRFENGILLALNGGFWKRPDRVFSGVSVGDMMPFGVGAEVPILRGSGVTAVGMVHGAVGLQKQPDEPRQIPAEALFGLRWYSSTGLTFTFGGGMGCGCSIASPSLSFFTSILWIPAKTREWEALERFKEPPEPPPPPIDPDGDGVIGESDACPDVAGPVANMGCPDTDKDGDGVVDRLDRCPDQPAGSRGKDGCPLARRDGNRIVILEQLNFATDQDIILSESFPILEEVARVMNENTEADRVHVEGHTDSRASDAYNLDLSRRRAASVMRFLVESGVAAERLCSQGFGRSRPLADNATEEGMALNRRVDFTIQPPSDGPRPPCPEDAEDKKRKRPTKKAPATPKAKSKAPAAPKP; encoded by the coding sequence ATGAAGCCCTCGCACCTGTTCCTCATCGTGGCGCTGGGGTTGTCCACCACCGCCACTGCGCAGCCAGACGCGCGCTTCAACGTGCAGCTCTTCCGTCCGTCCGGCGCGCCCCAGGACCTGGTCGTGGTGCAGCAGTCGCGTCCGCTGTCACACCTGTCCGTCTCGGCCGGGCCGTACCTCAGCTACTCGCTCAACCCCCTGTCCCTGATTCCCGAGGGCGGAGACCTGAGCAAGATCAACCTGGTCGGCAACCGCCTTCAACTGGACGTCATGGCCACCATTGGCCTCTTCGACTGGGCCGAGGTCGGCGTGGACATGCCACTCATCCTCGCCCAGGGCGGCGCCAACCTGGAGGTCATTGGCACCGAGGGGAGCGTGGAGAGCTTCGTGCTCGGTGACCTCCAGCTCACCGGCAAGGTGGCCATCCCGGGCCTGCGCCGGCCCGCCGAGGGCAAGGGCTGGGGCGGCGCGGTGACGCTCAACGTGAGCTTCCCCACTGGCGCCCAGGACGCCTTCGCCGGAGACGGCGAGATGACGTGGGCCCCGGGCCTGGTGCTAGACTACCGCTTCGAGAACGGCATCCTCCTGGCGCTCAACGGCGGCTTCTGGAAGCGCCCGGACCGCGTCTTCAGCGGCGTGTCCGTGGGCGACATGATGCCCTTCGGCGTCGGCGCGGAGGTCCCCATCCTTCGCGGCAGCGGTGTCACCGCGGTGGGCATGGTGCACGGCGCGGTGGGGTTGCAGAAGCAACCCGATGAGCCCCGGCAGATTCCCGCGGAGGCGCTCTTCGGCCTGCGCTGGTACAGCTCCACCGGGCTCACCTTCACGTTCGGCGGCGGCATGGGCTGCGGCTGCTCCATCGCCTCGCCCTCGCTGAGCTTCTTCACGTCCATCCTGTGGATTCCGGCGAAGACGCGCGAGTGGGAGGCCCTGGAGCGCTTCAAGGAGCCGCCCGAGCCCCCGCCGCCGCCCATCGACCCGGATGGTGACGGCGTGATTGGCGAGTCGGATGCGTGCCCCGACGTGGCTGGCCCCGTGGCCAACATGGGCTGCCCGGACACGGACAAGGACGGCGATGGAGTGGTCGACCGGCTCGACCGGTGCCCGGACCAGCCCGCCGGCAGCCGCGGCAAGGACGGGTGCCCGCTGGCCCGCCGCGATGGCAACCGCATTGTCATCCTGGAGCAGCTCAACTTCGCCACCGACCAGGACATCATCCTCTCCGAGTCCTTCCCCATCCTGGAGGAGGTCGCGCGGGTGATGAACGAGAACACCGAGGCCGACCGGGTGCACGTCGAGGGTCACACCGACTCGCGCGCCAGCGATGCGTACAACCTGGACCTGTCGCGCCGCCGCGCGGCCAGCGTCATGCGCTTCCTGGTGGAGAGCGGCGTGGCGGCGGAGCGGCTGTGCTCGCAGGGCTTTGGCCGCTCGCGGCCGCTGGCGGACAACGCGACGGAAGAAGGCATGGCACTCAACCGCCGCGTCGACTTCACCATCCAGCCGCCGAGCGACGGACCGCGTCCGCCCTGCCCGGAGGACGCGGAGGACAAGAAGCGCAAGCGCCCCACCAAGAAAGCGCCTGCCACGCCCAAGGCGAAGTCGAAGGCCCCCGCGGCTCCGAAGCCGTAG